Part of the Spinacia oleracea cultivar Varoflay chromosome 5, BTI_SOV_V1, whole genome shotgun sequence genome, CCCTTGCATTAGAAGAAGGTGACCGGAAATCAAACAATTCCATGACACTGCATCATGTATTGGCAACATATCAAAGACCCTCCAAGCATCTTCCATGGAACCACATTTTGAGTACATACTGATGACAGCATTACCCAGCGTGACATCATATAGGTGCCCAGATTTTAGGGTATGGCAGTGCATTTGCTCTCCCATCTCATAAAATCCCAGAGTTCCACAAATACCAACTACTGCTGTTGCTACTACCTCATCCACTACCAGAGCTTCTTCAGATTGTCCCCACCTGAATAACACCATCGCTTCCTCTGGCTGCGCATTTCGAGCGTATCCAGAAATTATAGACGTCCATTTTATTGGAAGATTTTGGTCATGCTGGCTCTGATGAAACATCTTTTGAGCATCACTCATTCTACCACACCTTGTGCACATATCTACTAGTGCTGCTTCAATACAAACATTTGATCTAAAACCAAACTTTACCACAAAACCATGTATTTGCTCACTAATATTCTTTTCTCCAAGCAAACTACATGCGCTAATTATACTTGTTAGTGTGTATTCTGTTAACTCAACACGATGTTTAACCATTTCACAAAACAGAGATAAAGCCCCTAAACCCTCAGAATTCGAACAAAGCCCTGCCAAAACAGCATTGAAAGTGACAGAGTTTCTCTCTGGCATCTTCTTAAAATATTCCAAAGCTAACTCAACCATCCCAAATTCCATAAAAGCGGTAATCATACCCGTCCAAGATATCACATCCTTAATAGGCATTCTCTGAAACAAGGCCTGAACAATTTTAGCAGTGCCACATTGCGTGTAAAACCCAATAAGTGAATTACTAACACTCAAATGATTATCAAATCCCATCTTAAGCGCATGAGCATGGATTTCTCGCCCCAACACTCCTGCACAACTTCCTGCACAAGCACTTATAAGGCTCGAAAATGTAATGTGGTTACCTCTAAACCTATCAATCCTCACCATATCATGAAACAACTCAAAAGCCCTATCATAAATCTGTTCATTCACGACACTAGATATCACAGTATTCCACGACGCAATATCTCGTTTTGGCATTTCATCAAACACCTGGAGTACATCATCCAAAACTCCACATTTACTGTATAACCCCATCAAAGCATTTGcaacataaacagaaaacaaataCCCTAATTTAACAACAAATGAATGAATCTGAATCCCCAATTGCAACTCCCCAATTCTAGAACAAGCAGCCAAAAAAGCAACGAAGGTAAACTCATTAGGCTCAATTCCTTTCTCTCTCATTTTCATGAACAACCCTATTGCATCCAATTCATACCCAGATTTCGCAAACCCAGAAATAATCGCAGTATAAGAAACAACATCAGGATTCGAAATCCCCATAAACACATTATAAGCATCATTAAGCAAACCCAGTTTAAGATAAGCAGTAATCAGCGAATTAAGCAAGTAATTATCCTCATCCAACTTCACAATCAAGCAATGAACAGCTCTTGCTAGCTCAACATCGGCGTAGCGGGCAGACAGCCGAAGCAGCTCGAGGCACTTATGGTACAGAGTTTGTGCGTTCTCGTGTGAAAACGAGTCGTCTTCAGGCGGGCTAGAGGGAGAAAATGGGAGATGGGATTGCTGGAACACTGGTGAAATTCGTGGGTTTGTCAGAAAATGAGCAGCAGAAGTTGAGAAAGAGTTGGATTTGGAGAGAAAAATTGAAGAAGAGGGAAGGAGTTTTGGGGGGAATTGAAAAGGTGGAGAGTgaaggaaaggagagagaaagagctgAGGAGGAGAAAAGGTTGATGCCATTAATGGCGCGAACCATATCCTCTTGGAAGTTTTGATGTTTGCTTTGCTCTGTAATCTATTTGTGTTATCCTGATTCCTGACTTCCAACTCTCCTTGACGTTAAACGGCTTAAACCCAGAAACTTTCAAAACTTAGGAGGTGAGATGTTTTTGTGGTAGGCATTAGCGTAGCTGTCAAAAACCGACCTGATCCGAAAAtccgacctgaaccgaccgaaCTCGTGACTGACCATGACCCGAAATTATGGTAAAACAGGTAACCCAAAATCCGACatgtacccgacccgaaaaaatcGATAACCAATTTTAACACTATGTTGTAACACCCGAATCCGAACCCGACACCGACACCGACACGAAGatgaccgataaccgaactgacccgaccgaacaatgacccgaacccggTTCGATATCCGACCCaatgtcaacccgaaaccgattgtaactcgatgaaacctgctaCTGACCCGACCTGTGACAACCCACTACCCGATTTTACCCGACCTGTTGATAACCCGACTTGTCATTGACACGACCAACTATTAACTTCAACGataaatctattttaattatttattactagATACTGGAAAATTAAAACgcgaaaaaaatta contains:
- the LOC110797148 gene encoding pentatricopeptide repeat-containing protein At5g03800 — encoded protein: MASTFSPPQLFLSPFLHSPPFQFPPKLLPSSSIFLSKSNSFSTSAAHFLTNPRISPVFQQSHLPFSPSSPPEDDSFSHENAQTLYHKCLELLRLSARYADVELARAVHCLIVKLDEDNYLLNSLITAYLKLGLLNDAYNVFMGISNPDVVSYTAIISGFAKSGYELDAIGLFMKMREKGIEPNEFTFVAFLAACSRIGELQLGIQIHSFVVKLGYLFSVYVANALMGLYSKCGVLDDVLQVFDEMPKRDIASWNTVISSVVNEQIYDRAFELFHDMVRIDRFRGNHITFSSLISACAGSCAGVLGREIHAHALKMGFDNHLSVSNSLIGFYTQCGTAKIVQALFQRMPIKDVISWTGMITAFMEFGMVELALEYFKKMPERNSVTFNAVLAGLCSNSEGLGALSLFCEMVKHRVELTEYTLTSIISACSLLGEKNISEQIHGFVVKFGFRSNVCIEAALVDMCTRCGRMSDAQKMFHQSQHDQNLPIKWTSIISGYARNAQPEEAMVLFRWGQSEEALVVDEVVATAVVGICGTLGFYEMGEQMHCHTLKSGHLYDVTLGNAVISMYSKCGSMEDAWRVFDMLPIHDAVSWNCLISGHLLLMQGDEVLAVWSRMKKANMKPDPVTLILVISSYRHTKSNMVDDCRRLFFSMTREYGVKPTSDHYASFVSVLGKWGFLEEAEDIITKIPFEPKISIWRALLQSCNFHPESTVGKRIAKHILGMQPEDPSTFILISNLLSASGRWHCSELVREEMRSKGVRKHPARSWIVHQNKVHAFYTRDKTHSQSKDIYSGLEILILECLKAGYVPDTSFVLHEVEEQQKKEFLFYHSAKLAVTYGLLTTKQGRPIRVTKNVLLCGDCHNFFKYVSRITKREVCVRDTSGFHSFSNGECSCE